Proteins co-encoded in one Setaria viridis chromosome 9, Setaria_viridis_v4.0, whole genome shotgun sequence genomic window:
- the LOC117838032 gene encoding inositol 3-kinase, giving the protein MPLAAEPDDAREEMENHQQLPTTAKGAPALEGLVVGSYCHDVLIRGGRVVGETLGGAAAFVSNVLDAASPREEEEQGEAPFVVVSKVGHDFAYASAPGPARRPPLLCASPTTSFHAQFSDAASSAHAPDRELRRVRACDPIYPADLPDRRFAYGLAVGVAGEVLPETLERMIRLCRAVLVDAQALIRAFDGDGAVGHVALEDTPYARLLPRVAFLKASSEEAPYVGLETARRRCCVIVTDGRDGCRLYWDGGEARVVPFPAVQVDPTGAGDSFLAGFAAGLLWGLSATDAALLGNFFGAAAVSQVGVPTFHPKMLQAVKEILEEKTTKRSSPCINGTTFTLERSNVHDELHAALQEAARLMSEQQQADPANGNGGDICST; this is encoded by the exons atGCCGCTCGCGGCGGAACCCGACGACGCGCGTGAGGAAATGGAGAATCATCAGCAGCTGCCGACGACGGCGAAGGGAGCGCCCGCGCTCGAGGGACTGGTGGTGGGGAGCTACTGCCACGACGTGCTGATCCGGGGCGGGCGCGTGGTGGGGGAGACTCTCGGCGGGGCCGCTGCCTTCGTGTCCAACGTGCTCGACGCCGCGTCgccccgggaggaggaggagcagggggaGGCCCCGTTCGTCGTGGTCTCCAAGGTGGGGCACGACTTCGCCTACGCCTCCGCGCCGGGGCCCGCTCGGCGCCCGCCGCTGCTCTGCGCGTCGCCGACCACATCCTTCCACGCGCAGttctccgacgccgcctccTCGGCGCACGCCCCCGACCGGGAGCTCCGGCGCGTGCGCGCCTGCGACCCGATCTACCCGGCCGACCTCCCCGATCGCCGCTTTGCCTacggcctcgccgtcggcgtcgccggggaggtgctgccggagaCGCTCGAGCGGATGATCCGGCTCTGCCGCGCGGTGCTTGTGGACGCGCAGGCGCTAATCCGGGcgttcgacggcgacggcgccgtcggCCACGTGGCGCTTGAAGATACGCCGTACGCGCGGCTCCTCCCGCGGGTGGCGTTCCTCAAGGCGTCGTCGGAGGAGGCGCCGTACGTGGGGTTGgagacggcgaggcggcggtgctgcgTGATCGTCACGGATGGGAGGGACGGGTGCCGGCTGTACTGGGACGGAGGGGAAGCGCGCGTCGTGCCGTTCCCCGCCGTTCAGGTGGACCCCACTGGCGCCGGAGACAGCTTTCTGGCTGGTTTTGCGGCGGGGTTGTTGTGGGGCCTCTCTGCAACGGACGCCGCGCTGCTGGGGAACTTCTTTGGCGCCGCCGCTGTCTCGCAGGTCGGCGTGCCCACCTTCCATCCCAAGATGTTGCAG GCTGTCAAGGAAATACTTGAAGAGAAGACAACAAAACGATCTAGTCCATGTATAAACGGCACTACTTTTACCTTGGAGAGGTCAAATGTGCACGATGAGTTACACGCAGCTCTCCAAGAAGCAGCGAGGCTGATGTCTGAACAGCAGCAAGCTGATCCAGCAAACGGCAATGGTGGTGATATTTGCTCGACGTAG